One segment of Capnocytophaga sp. oral taxon 878 DNA contains the following:
- a CDS encoding Imm26 family immunity protein, with protein sequence MKRKLEGHIIAVPLQDNTFVTSLVIRQNGSISLGYFFKERYTELPTIEQWQPSEVILIALFGGRLGLKNGNWQLLGQLPQWDRNEWQVPILRQQDPINTSVYYAAMYDNDIKNFTRKIISEEEAKTYYLYGIYGYKAIENVLNKLLFS encoded by the coding sequence ATGAAACGAAAACTTGAAGGGCATATCATAGCAGTTCCTTTACAGGATAATACATTTGTAACCTCCTTAGTAATAAGGCAAAACGGGAGTATATCATTAGGCTATTTTTTTAAAGAGCGTTATACTGAACTACCAACGATAGAACAATGGCAACCCTCTGAAGTAATTCTCATAGCTCTCTTTGGAGGGCGTTTAGGACTAAAAAATGGAAATTGGCAACTATTAGGACAGCTTCCTCAATGGGATAGAAATGAATGGCAAGTGCCAATCTTACGACAGCAAGACCCTATAAATACCTCTGTTTACTACGCAGCTATGTATGATAATGATATTAAAAATTTCACCCGAAAAATAATATCCGAAGAAGAAGCCAAAACATACTATCTATATGGCATTTATGGTTACAAAGCAATCGAAAATGTACTTAACAAACTATTATTTTCTTAA